One part of the Stigmatopora argus isolate UIUO_Sarg chromosome 8, RoL_Sarg_1.0, whole genome shotgun sequence genome encodes these proteins:
- the ephx4 gene encoding epoxide hydrolase 4, with amino-acid sequence MARPLLVRLALRLRLCAYWSLVGAFCALCGAAALLRLCWSAIARPTATFRWTPREAPPACLHDTSLGTHCYVRIKESGLRFHYVAAGERGKPLMLFLHGFPEFWFSWRYQLREFKSEFRVVAADMRGYGESDLPPAVDSYRPEALLTDVKDLVEHLGYNRCFLVGHDWGGTIAWLFAINYPEMVAKLIVLNCPHPSVHADYALRHPSQMLKCSRFFFFQLPRLPELMLSIEDFKALKSLFTSRSTGMARKGKCLTAEELEAYLYTLSQPGALTAALNYFRNVFSSLPLSRNQVRSPVLLLWGERDAFAEQEMAEACRVHIRSHFRLNVISGASHWLQQDQPDIVNTLMWTFLKEGRRN; translated from the exons ATGGCGCGTCCGCTGCTCGTCCGCCTGGCGCTGCGCCTGCGACTTTGCGCCTACTGGTCGCTCGTCGGCGCCTTTTGCGCGCTTTGCGGCGCCGCCGCGCTGCTGCGGCTCTGCTGGAGCGCCATCGCGCGGCCGACGGCCACCTTCCGCTGGACGCCGCGAGAGGCGCCGCCGGCGTGCCTGCACGACACGTCCTTGGGCACGCACTGCTACGTGCGGATCAAG GAGTCGGGCCTGAGATTTCACTACGTGGCGGCAGGTGAACGTGGGAAGCCCCTCATGCTCTTTCTTCACGGCTTTCCCGAGTTCTG GTTCTCTTGGCGCTACCAGCTACGCGAATTCAAGAGCGAGTTCCGCGTGGTGGCGGCCGACATGCGCGGCTACGGCGAGTCCGACTTGCCGCCGGCGGTGGACAGCTACCGACCCGAAGCGCTGCTCACCGACGTCAAGGACCTGGTGGAGCACCTCG GCTACAACCGCTGCTTCCTGGTGGGACACGACTGGGGCGGCACCATCGCGTGGTTATTCGCCATCAACTACCCCGAAATGGTCGCCAAGCTCATCGTGCTCAACTGCCCTCACCCGTCCGTCCACGCGG ACTACGCCTTGCGTCACCCCAGCCAGATGTTGAAGTGCagccgcttcttcttcttccagcTGCCTCGCCTGCCCGAGCTCATGCTCTCCATCGAGGACTTTAAG gcTTTGAAATCGTTGTTCACCAGCCGGAGCACCGGAATGGCCCGCAAAGGAAAATGTCTGACGGCGGAAGAACTGGAAGCGTACCTGTACACGCTCTCGCAACCTGGAGCTTTGACGGCGGCGCTCAACTACTTCCGCAATGTTTTCAG CTCTCTGCCGCTAAGCCGCAACCAGGTGCGCTCTCCGGTCCTCCTCCTGTGGGGCGAGCGCGACGCCTTCGCCGAGCAGGAAATGGCGGAGGCGTGCCGCGTGCACATCCGCAGCCACTTCCGCCTCAACGTCATCTCCGGCGCCAGCCACTGGCTGCAGCAGGACCAGCCCGACATCGTCAACACGCTCATGTGGACCTTCCTCAAGGAGGGCCGCAGGAACTGA